The Calliphora vicina chromosome 3, idCalVici1.1, whole genome shotgun sequence genome contains a region encoding:
- the LOC135953317 gene encoding U-Kazal-Dg21.2-like, which produces MNYSAVIVLALFFMCSAQAQCPSVCPAIYQPTCGFNGRCYKQFSNACQMNVANCQNRANFRQVGLTRCSGSGSKKC; this is translated from the exons ATAGTTTTGG cCTTATTTTTCATGTGCTCGGCTCAAGCACAATGTCCCAGTGTTTGCCCTGCTATATATCAGCCCACTTGTGGTTTTAATGGACGCTGCTACAAGCAGTTTAGCAATGCATGTCAAATGAATGTGGCAAATTGCCAAAACAGGGCCA aTTTCAGACAAGTCGGTTTAACAAGGTGCTCTGGAAGTGGATCAAAGAAAtgttaa